One genomic segment of Hymenobacter psoromatis includes these proteins:
- a CDS encoding M28 family peptidase produces the protein MRKSLPLLLTLGLAVPLTSQAQSKKPAPPANAEGAIKEADIKRDLFGLADDHFRGREGGTLDELKASVWLADQIRATGMLPAGDDGTYFQWFSLQRTRLTKASTLRIGTHEIKLNEDGAVVAPTNASLNAPLVYVGTGSAAELAKVDVKGKAVAVQIAGAPTDGISYRRYVFGKFSGSGQAGELLKAGAVAVVFISDVPAQAVYDHWSHIFERGRYSLPGAASTRVMNTPPVMWLPASAASWVQQAGQQLTAELKVESFQYPSVNLVAKMPGTDAQLKKEYVLFSTHQDHDGVRAPIAGDSIYNGADDNASGCAALLAIMRAFKQKPARRSALFVYQGSEERGLLGSTYFSAHPTVPQASIVAVLNAEMMGRNAPDSAALLGRQRPHRNSLELVNMALAANQAGPKFKLDTLWDRADHPEGWYFRSDHLPYARLGIPAVMYTSLLHPDYHTPRDEPQRINYPKLTNMTRWMYLTGWAVANRTAPPARDPGFKLER, from the coding sequence ATGAGAAAATCCTTACCCCTGCTACTCACGCTGGGCCTGGCGGTGCCGCTGACCAGCCAAGCGCAGTCCAAAAAGCCTGCCCCCCCCGCCAACGCCGAGGGCGCCATCAAGGAAGCTGACATCAAGCGCGACCTGTTCGGGCTGGCCGACGACCATTTCCGGGGCCGTGAAGGTGGCACGCTCGACGAATTAAAAGCCTCTGTGTGGCTCGCCGACCAGATTCGGGCTACCGGAATGTTGCCGGCCGGCGACGACGGCACCTACTTCCAGTGGTTCAGCTTGCAGCGCACCCGCCTCACCAAGGCCAGCACGCTGCGCATTGGCACGCACGAAATTAAGCTGAACGAAGACGGCGCGGTGGTGGCCCCGACCAACGCCAGCCTCAACGCCCCGCTGGTGTACGTGGGCACCGGCTCGGCGGCCGAGCTGGCTAAAGTGGACGTGAAAGGCAAGGCCGTAGCCGTGCAAATTGCGGGCGCGCCCACCGATGGCATCAGCTACCGGCGCTACGTATTTGGCAAATTCAGCGGGAGCGGGCAGGCCGGCGAGCTGTTGAAGGCCGGCGCGGTGGCGGTGGTATTTATTTCCGATGTGCCCGCGCAGGCCGTTTACGACCACTGGAGCCACATTTTTGAGCGTGGGCGCTACAGCCTGCCCGGCGCGGCCAGCACCCGAGTGATGAATACGCCGCCCGTGATGTGGCTGCCGGCCAGCGCGGCCAGCTGGGTGCAGCAGGCTGGCCAGCAGCTCACCGCCGAGCTGAAAGTGGAGAGCTTCCAGTACCCCTCCGTGAACCTCGTGGCGAAGATGCCCGGCACCGACGCGCAATTGAAAAAAGAGTACGTCCTCTTCAGCACCCACCAGGACCACGACGGCGTGCGCGCCCCCATTGCTGGCGATTCCATCTACAACGGGGCCGACGATAACGCCAGTGGTTGCGCCGCGCTGCTGGCCATTATGCGGGCTTTCAAGCAAAAGCCGGCCCGCCGCTCGGCGCTGTTCGTGTACCAGGGCTCGGAAGAGCGCGGGCTGCTGGGCTCCACCTACTTTTCGGCTCACCCCACGGTGCCGCAAGCCAGCATTGTGGCGGTGCTGAACGCGGAAATGATGGGCCGCAACGCCCCCGACAGCGCCGCGCTGCTAGGCCGCCAGCGCCCGCACCGCAACTCGCTGGAACTGGTCAACATGGCGCTGGCCGCCAACCAGGCCGGCCCTAAGTTCAAGCTCGATACGCTCTGGGACCGCGCCGACCACCCCGAGGGCTGGTATTTTCGCTCCGACCACCTGCCGTATGCGCGCCTGGGCATTCCGGCCGTGATGTATACCTCGCTGCTGCACCCCGACTACCACACGCCCCGCGACGAGCCCCAGCGCATCAACTACCCCAAGCTTACCAATATGACCCGCTGGATGTACCTCACGGGCTGGGCCGTGGCCAACCGCACCGCGCCGCCCGCCCGCGACCCCGGCTTCAAGTTGGAGCGGTAG
- a CDS encoding serine hydrolase → MKTQLFALLLLTGLWHPAAQAQAPTPTSPLDVAALDATVARTLQAFDVPGMAVAVVKDGQVVVAKGYGVRSLATKEPVDANTLFGIASNTKAFTTAALGLLVDEGKLRWDDKVTDYIPEFKMYDPYVTAEFTVRDLLCHRSGLGLGAGDLMQFPDSADFTVADVIHSLRYFQPVSSFRSKFDYDNSLYLVAGEVVARVSGQPWATFVETRLLRPLGMARTAPVFTQLPDPTNVIDAHGLVEGKVQVIRRDLNTLLGPAGGIYSSVADLSKWALMLLGGPGAPAPLLKPATLQELWTPQTILPVSPAPSPYHTHFAAYGLGWFLRDVRGYEEVSHTGGEIGMVTKVLLLPELHLGIIVLTNQENGAAFTAVSNTIEDYYLDVRGLDRVQEMLDRTKVRNTDANKATAAVWQQVAAAQKAAPKRPSYSAYVGRYHDVWLGDVAVYQQGNDLWMRSKRAPRLVGQLLPYRGNTYAVRWKARSMNADAFAAFTLDEQGRAASIKMKPISPATDFSYDFQDLDLRRVE, encoded by the coding sequence ATGAAAACACAACTTTTTGCGCTGCTGCTTTTAACCGGCCTGTGGCACCCGGCGGCGCAGGCCCAAGCGCCTACCCCCACCTCGCCCCTCGACGTGGCGGCGCTCGATGCCACCGTGGCCCGCACCCTGCAAGCGTTTGACGTACCCGGCATGGCCGTGGCAGTGGTGAAAGATGGGCAGGTAGTAGTGGCTAAAGGCTACGGCGTGCGCTCGCTGGCCACCAAGGAGCCGGTAGATGCCAACACGCTCTTCGGCATTGCGTCCAATACCAAGGCCTTCACCACGGCGGCGCTGGGCTTGCTCGTGGACGAGGGTAAGCTGCGCTGGGATGATAAGGTGACCGACTACATCCCCGAGTTCAAGATGTACGACCCCTACGTGACGGCCGAATTCACGGTGCGCGACCTGCTGTGCCACCGCAGCGGCCTGGGCCTGGGCGCGGGCGACCTGATGCAGTTTCCGGACTCGGCCGACTTTACGGTGGCCGACGTGATTCATAGCCTGCGCTATTTCCAGCCTGTATCGTCGTTTCGCAGCAAGTTTGACTACGATAACAGCCTCTACCTCGTGGCGGGCGAGGTGGTGGCGCGGGTGAGCGGCCAGCCCTGGGCCACGTTTGTAGAAACCCGCTTGCTGCGCCCGCTGGGCATGGCGCGCACTGCGCCGGTCTTTACCCAGCTGCCCGACCCCACCAACGTTATTGATGCGCACGGGCTGGTTGAGGGTAAGGTACAGGTAATCAGGCGCGACTTGAACACGCTGCTGGGGCCGGCCGGTGGCATTTACAGCAGCGTAGCCGACCTGAGTAAGTGGGCCCTGATGCTGCTAGGCGGCCCCGGTGCCCCGGCCCCGCTGCTCAAGCCCGCTACGCTGCAAGAGCTGTGGACGCCGCAGACTATTCTGCCCGTCAGCCCCGCGCCTTCGCCCTACCACACGCATTTTGCCGCCTACGGTCTGGGTTGGTTTCTGCGCGATGTGCGGGGCTACGAGGAGGTGTCGCACACGGGCGGCGAAATTGGGATGGTAACCAAGGTGCTGTTGCTGCCCGAGCTGCACCTGGGCATCATCGTGCTCACCAACCAAGAAAACGGGGCCGCCTTCACGGCTGTTTCCAATACTATTGAAGATTACTACCTGGATGTGCGCGGCCTCGACCGCGTGCAGGAAATGCTGGACCGCACCAAAGTGCGCAACACCGATGCCAATAAAGCCACCGCCGCCGTGTGGCAGCAGGTGGCTGCCGCCCAGAAAGCCGCCCCCAAGCGCCCCAGCTACAGCGCCTACGTGGGCCGCTACCACGATGTCTGGCTCGGCGACGTGGCCGTGTACCAGCAAGGCAACGACTTGTGGATGAGGTCCAAGCGTGCCCCGCGCCTGGTGGGTCAACTGCTGCCCTACCGCGGCAATACCTACGCCGTGCGCTGGAAGGCCCGCAGTATGAACGCCGACGCTTTCGCCGCCTTCACGCTCGATGAGCAGGGTAGGGCGGCCAGCATTAAAATGAAGCCCATTTCGCCGGCCACCGATTTCAGCTACGATTTTCAGGACCTGGATTTACGGCGGGTCGAGTAA
- a CDS encoding M1 family metallopeptidase: MKKILGFCRLPLLLLLALTYSVSQAQTALPMPRNLQATYAKGTRSPTGQPGPKYWQNTADYVIKVNFDPATRLLAGTVHIKYQNNSPDSLRQLWFKLYPNLYQKGAPRSGKFAAEDLSDGVKIEQLSINGQAIDPNLLQIDNTNMVVPLRRALGAHQAAQVAITYSYILNKGSHQRTGEVAPGADFVAYFFPRIAVYDDIDGWNRIAYTGGPEFYNDFCHFAADITVPRNFLVWATGDLTNADKVLTKKYLTRLRTAEKKDGIASIIDSAEARLHDATAPNAYNTWHFEARDVTDFAFATADHYVWDATSLVVDPATKRRTRVDAVYNPKHDDFEEAAKFGRKTVEAMSYTFPKWPYPYAHETVFDGLDQMEYPMMVNDNPTPTREAGIELTDHEIFHTMFPFYMGINETKYGWMDEGWATIGEWIISPLLQPGLVDDYGMQAYADHADEEGDVPIVTLTTQQTGGAFFLNSYPKPGLGYLYVKDLLGDELFTKALHTYIRTWHGRHPMPYDFFYSMNAGAGQNLDWFWRRWFFEGGYPDLAITSVVRPADQPAQITVTNKGGKPMPVDLTITFDNGAEEKIHRSIAVWQNASTVTVPVRNGRTIQKVTLGSTYAPDSYPADNGWVAPE; encoded by the coding sequence TTGAAAAAGATTCTCGGTTTTTGTCGCCTGCCGCTGCTGTTGCTGCTGGCGCTTACGTATTCGGTCAGCCAGGCGCAAACCGCCCTGCCAATGCCCCGCAACCTGCAGGCCACTTACGCCAAGGGCACCCGTTCGCCCACCGGCCAGCCCGGCCCGAAGTACTGGCAAAACACCGCTGACTATGTTATCAAGGTCAATTTTGACCCTGCTACCCGGCTGCTGGCTGGTACCGTTCACATCAAGTACCAGAACAACAGCCCCGATTCGCTGCGCCAGCTCTGGTTCAAGCTCTACCCCAACCTGTACCAGAAGGGCGCGCCCCGCTCGGGCAAGTTTGCGGCCGAGGATTTGAGCGACGGGGTAAAAATCGAACAGCTGAGTATTAATGGTCAGGCTATTGACCCGAATTTGCTTCAGATTGATAATACGAATATGGTTGTGCCGCTGCGCCGCGCCTTGGGCGCGCACCAGGCAGCGCAGGTGGCCATTACCTATTCCTACATCCTCAATAAAGGCTCGCACCAGCGCACGGGCGAAGTCGCGCCAGGGGCAGATTTTGTCGCGTATTTCTTCCCACGCATCGCCGTGTACGATGATATTGACGGCTGGAACCGCATTGCCTACACCGGCGGGCCGGAGTTTTACAACGACTTCTGCCACTTCGCGGCCGATATCACGGTGCCGCGCAATTTTCTGGTCTGGGCCACCGGCGACCTGACCAACGCCGATAAGGTATTGACCAAGAAGTACCTCACGCGCCTGCGCACGGCCGAGAAAAAAGATGGCATCGCCAGCATTATCGACAGTGCCGAGGCGCGGCTGCACGATGCTACCGCCCCTAACGCCTACAATACCTGGCACTTTGAGGCCCGCGACGTGACGGACTTCGCCTTCGCTACCGCCGACCACTACGTGTGGGACGCCACCAGCCTCGTGGTAGACCCCGCCACCAAGCGCCGCACCCGCGTGGATGCGGTGTATAATCCGAAGCACGATGATTTTGAGGAGGCGGCAAAGTTTGGGCGCAAGACGGTGGAGGCCATGAGCTACACGTTTCCGAAGTGGCCCTACCCCTACGCTCACGAGACGGTGTTCGATGGCCTCGACCAGATGGAGTACCCAATGATGGTCAATGACAACCCTACCCCCACCCGCGAGGCCGGTATCGAACTCACCGACCACGAGATATTTCACACGATGTTCCCGTTTTACATGGGCATCAACGAGACGAAATACGGTTGGATGGATGAGGGCTGGGCCACCATCGGCGAGTGGATTATCTCGCCCCTTCTTCAGCCCGGCCTCGTGGACGACTATGGCATGCAGGCCTACGCCGACCATGCCGATGAGGAGGGCGATGTTCCCATCGTTACCCTCACCACCCAGCAAACCGGCGGTGCGTTCTTTCTCAATTCTTATCCTAAGCCCGGCCTGGGCTACCTCTACGTGAAGGATTTGCTGGGTGATGAGCTGTTTACCAAGGCCTTGCATACCTATATCCGCACCTGGCACGGCCGGCACCCGATGCCCTACGACTTCTTCTACTCGATGAATGCCGGGGCGGGCCAGAACCTGGACTGGTTCTGGCGGCGCTGGTTTTTTGAGGGTGGCTACCCCGACCTGGCCATCACGAGTGTGGTGCGTCCCGCCGACCAGCCCGCCCAAATAACCGTGACCAACAAAGGCGGCAAGCCTATGCCCGTGGACCTGACCATAACCTTCGACAATGGCGCGGAGGAGAAAATCCACCGCAGCATCGCCGTGTGGCAAAACGCGAGTACCGTTACGGTGCCCGTCCGCAACGGCCGCACCATCCAGAAAGTGACCCTCGGCAGCACTTACGCGCCCGACAGCTACCCGGCTGACAACGGGTGGGTAGCGCCAGAGTAG
- a CDS encoding outer membrane beta-barrel protein: MKQLATPLLLAALVGSAATASAQTTFRLGVRGGLNRANTTLSETQGGYFVTYANERKSATYTWQAGAVLEANFGKLAFQPAILFSQKGEKYYAAAYVGDFGVSLVEQSSTNHYNWLEVPLNLVYTLHGDHGLQVFAGPYVAVAVGGRQRGTATSQTLFVPNSVPIVQDLDGRIAYDSNSTNQRVDAGVNFGLGYRQGPLQLQLGYGLGLRDLHRPDRSYGFNATTAYNRVAQLTGTYFFSL, translated from the coding sequence ATGAAACAGCTTGCTACCCCCCTCCTACTCGCGGCATTGGTTGGCAGTGCGGCTACGGCTTCGGCCCAAACTACTTTTCGGCTAGGCGTACGCGGCGGCCTTAATCGGGCAAATACAACGTTGAGTGAAACGCAGGGCGGTTATTTTGTGACTTACGCAAATGAGCGCAAATCTGCAACTTATACCTGGCAGGCGGGTGCGGTGTTGGAGGCTAATTTCGGCAAACTTGCTTTTCAACCCGCCATTTTATTCTCCCAGAAAGGCGAGAAATACTACGCCGCGGCTTACGTTGGCGATTTTGGAGTCAGCTTAGTTGAGCAGTCAAGCACCAATCATTATAATTGGCTGGAGGTGCCGCTCAACCTAGTGTATACGCTGCACGGCGACCACGGCTTGCAGGTTTTTGCGGGGCCTTACGTAGCAGTAGCAGTTGGCGGCCGGCAGCGGGGCACTGCGACTTCGCAGACGCTATTTGTACCTAACTCTGTGCCGATTGTTCAAGACCTGGATGGCCGCATAGCTTACGATTCCAACTCCACTAATCAGCGGGTAGATGCTGGAGTAAATTTTGGTTTGGGCTACCGCCAGGGTCCGTTGCAGCTTCAGCTGGGCTATGGCCTGGGTCTACGCGACCTGCACCGGCCGGACAGGTCCTACGGTTTTAATGCTACTACTGCCTACAACCGCGTGGCGCAGCTAACGGGCACTTACTTCTTCTCGCTGTAA
- a CDS encoding glycoside hydrolase family 3 N-terminal domain-containing protein, with the protein MRVDFRVLFLGLLLGGAGLLLGFSGPRQALPDPLPSGPAEQRWVDSVFAALTPDQRLGQFFMVAAYSNREKAHADRIERLVRNQGIGGVMFLQGGPKRQVLLTNRLQAAAQVPLLIATDAEWGLDMRLDSTMHFAKEMTLGAMDDDKLVYAMGRDLARKLRALGVHINFAPVVDVNSNPDNPVIGNRSFGENQDRVAALGVQYVKGLQDQHVIAVAKHFPGHGDTDTDSHVALPVINTDLARLEKVDLVPFQKAFEAGALGVMVAHLYMPLFDTTNAKTTTLSKALVTGLLQERMGFKGLIFTDALNMRSVSKLYKDGELDAMALAAGNDVLLFSEDVPAALTRIKEAVAAGKLQQADLDARVKKILRAKYWAGLSHYRPANALTLRDSLNLPESRVLSQTIFEHAVTVVKNDDKLLPFQRLDTLRIAAITIGTQAEGPYATIFNKYQPGPVYAVPDRYAPDSTFTRIQARLGDANVVVVSLHQMNNTPSHKYGLGDGALKFLQNLQADKRRKTVVVAMGNAYGLKYLESARTLVCGYEDHYAAQLVVPQVLFGALPARGKLPVTVSETLKAGTGLATPELHRLRYAAPEREGLDSRIMSQIDHIALESIVTAATPGCQVLIAKNGTVVFDQSYGYGTYDQSQPVTNSTLYDLASVTKVAGTLQAVMYLKDQGRLNLDDKVSAYLPEMQRTNKREMTVRDVLLHQAGLKPGIPTWERTVRDGALKPTYYSSSRSDDFPNEVAPGEFSLKAADDSVWAWTLRSALLPKVRGKYPVEYSDLSFIIMKRLSEKLLSEKLENFLPREFYRPLGLGSMTYNPLTRFPKSCIAPTENDTYYRREQIQGTVHDQTAALVGGVGGHAGLFATANDLAVLMQMNLQNGRYGGNTYFQNSVVSEFSRPQVAGNRRGLGWDRGDPSKAEGPTSHLAPASTFGHTGFTGTCVWLDPDNQILYVFLSNRVYPDAGNIKLRTYNIRTRIQEVIYKAMARNRPEVGSTAGGQ; encoded by the coding sequence ATGCGCGTCGATTTTCGAGTTCTGTTTTTGGGCTTACTGCTGGGAGGTGCCGGGTTGCTGCTGGGCTTTTCGGGCCCCCGCCAGGCCCTACCTGACCCACTGCCCAGCGGTCCTGCCGAGCAGCGGTGGGTAGACAGCGTGTTTGCCGCCCTCACGCCTGACCAGCGCCTGGGGCAGTTTTTTATGGTGGCGGCCTACTCCAACCGCGAGAAGGCCCACGCCGACCGCATCGAGCGGCTGGTGCGCAACCAGGGCATCGGTGGGGTCATGTTTTTGCAGGGTGGCCCCAAGCGTCAGGTACTGTTAACCAACCGCTTGCAGGCCGCCGCCCAGGTGCCGCTGCTCATCGCTACCGATGCCGAATGGGGCCTCGATATGCGCCTCGATTCGACCATGCACTTCGCCAAGGAGATGACGCTGGGCGCGATGGACGACGATAAGCTCGTGTACGCGATGGGCCGCGACCTGGCCCGCAAGCTGCGGGCGCTGGGCGTACACATTAACTTCGCGCCGGTGGTAGATGTCAATTCCAACCCCGACAACCCGGTGATTGGCAACCGCTCGTTTGGCGAAAACCAGGACCGCGTGGCGGCCCTGGGCGTGCAATACGTCAAGGGCTTGCAAGACCAGCACGTGATTGCCGTAGCCAAGCACTTTCCTGGCCACGGCGACACCGACACCGACTCGCACGTGGCCCTGCCGGTGATTAACACCGACCTGGCGCGGCTCGAAAAAGTGGATTTGGTGCCCTTCCAAAAAGCCTTTGAGGCGGGCGCGCTGGGCGTAATGGTGGCGCATTTGTACATGCCGCTTTTTGACACGACCAACGCCAAAACCACTACCCTCTCCAAGGCGCTGGTGACGGGCCTGCTACAAGAGCGCATGGGCTTTAAGGGCTTGATTTTCACCGATGCGCTGAATATGCGCAGCGTGAGCAAGCTCTATAAAGATGGTGAGCTGGACGCGATGGCCCTGGCCGCGGGCAACGACGTGCTGCTGTTTTCGGAAGACGTGCCAGCCGCCCTCACCCGCATTAAGGAGGCCGTGGCAGCCGGTAAGCTCCAGCAGGCCGACCTGGACGCGCGGGTCAAGAAAATTCTGCGCGCCAAGTACTGGGCGGGCCTCAGCCACTACCGCCCGGCCAATGCCCTGACCCTGCGCGACAGCCTCAACCTGCCCGAGTCGCGGGTGCTGTCGCAAACGATTTTTGAGCACGCCGTGACGGTAGTCAAGAATGACGACAAGCTCCTCCCCTTTCAGCGGCTCGATACGCTGCGCATCGCGGCCATCACCATCGGCACGCAGGCGGAAGGACCCTACGCCACGATTTTCAACAAGTACCAGCCCGGCCCGGTGTACGCCGTGCCCGACCGCTACGCGCCCGACTCCACGTTTACCCGCATTCAGGCGCGGCTGGGCGATGCCAACGTGGTGGTGGTGAGCCTGCACCAGATGAATAATACGCCCAGCCATAAATACGGCCTGGGCGATGGGGCCCTGAAATTCCTGCAAAACCTGCAAGCCGACAAGCGCCGCAAAACAGTGGTGGTAGCGATGGGTAACGCCTACGGCCTCAAGTATTTGGAGAGCGCCCGCACGCTGGTATGCGGCTACGAGGACCACTACGCGGCGCAGCTCGTGGTGCCGCAGGTGCTGTTTGGGGCGCTGCCGGCGCGGGGCAAGCTGCCCGTCACGGTGTCGGAAACGCTGAAGGCCGGCACCGGCCTGGCTACGCCCGAGCTGCACCGCCTGCGCTACGCCGCCCCCGAGCGCGAGGGCCTCGACTCGCGCATTATGAGCCAGATTGACCACATCGCGCTCGAAAGCATCGTGACCGCCGCCACGCCTGGCTGCCAAGTGCTTATCGCCAAAAACGGCACCGTGGTCTTCGACCAAAGCTACGGCTACGGCACCTACGACCAATCGCAGCCCGTGACCAACAGCACGTTGTACGACCTGGCGTCGGTGACCAAAGTGGCCGGCACGCTGCAAGCCGTGATGTACCTCAAGGACCAGGGTCGCCTAAATCTGGATGACAAAGTTTCGGCCTACCTGCCCGAGATGCAGCGCACCAACAAGCGCGAGATGACCGTGCGCGACGTGCTGCTGCACCAGGCCGGTCTCAAGCCCGGCATCCCGACCTGGGAGCGCACCGTGCGCGACGGGGCCCTGAAGCCAACGTACTATTCGAGCAGCCGCTCCGATGACTTCCCGAACGAAGTCGCGCCGGGTGAATTCTCCCTCAAGGCCGCCGACGACTCGGTGTGGGCCTGGACGCTGCGCTCGGCCCTGCTGCCCAAGGTGCGCGGCAAGTACCCGGTAGAGTATTCCGACCTCAGCTTTATTATTATGAAGCGCCTGAGCGAGAAGCTGTTGAGCGAGAAACTAGAGAACTTTCTGCCCCGCGAGTTTTACCGCCCGCTGGGCCTGGGCAGCATGACGTACAACCCGCTCACGCGCTTCCCCAAGAGCTGCATCGCGCCCACCGAGAACGATACCTACTACCGCCGCGAGCAAATCCAGGGCACGGTGCACGACCAGACGGCGGCCCTCGTGGGGGGGGTAGGCGGCCACGCCGGCCTCTTCGCCACCGCCAACGACCTGGCCGTGCTGATGCAGATGAACCTGCAAAACGGCCGCTACGGCGGCAACACCTACTTCCAGAACTCCGTGGTGAGCGAGTTTTCGCGCCCTCAAGTGGCCGGCAACCGGCGCGGCCTGGGCTGGGACCGCGGCGACCCCAGCAAGGCCGAAGGCCCCACCAGCCACCTCGCGCCCGCCAGCACCTTCGGCCACACCGGCTTCACCGGCACCTGCGTCTGGCTCGACCCGGACAATCAGATTCTCTACGTCTTCCTCTCCAACCGCGTCTACCCCGACGCGGGCAACATCAAGCTGCGGACCTACAACATCCGCACCCGGATTCAGGAAGTGATTTACAAGGCGATGGCGCGGAACCGGCCAGAGGTGGGCAGCACGGCGGGCGGGCAGTAG
- the mutL gene encoding DNA mismatch repair endonuclease MutL has product MPDIIQLLPEYLANQIAAGEVVQRPASVVKELLENAVDAGAASVQLIVKEAGKQLVQVVDDGLGMSPTDARMSLERHATSKIRSTEDLFRIRTLGFRGEALASIAAVAQVEIRTKPRGQETGSLLLVEGSQVTSQTPTACPDGTSIAVKNLFFNVPARRNFLKSNAVEMRHILDEFQHVALANPQIAFSLYQNDLEVFSLPAGKLSQRIVALLGNNYKEQLAGCEEVTAFITVKGYIGKPESAKKSRGDQFFFVNNRFIRSAYLNHAVLAAYEGLLPRDTHPFYVLFLELDPKSIDINVHPTKTEIKFEDEKTVYAVVRAAVRQALGLHSLTPSLDFEGDVNFAPIRPLRTSAGGNSFGSGGAALPTPARNVEFNPDALAASVSAAARGEGRAAAGRAAPRPTEQARRDLEAFYRELGQPVRPAGEAEAGSPTPPLSPEAPVPPLPELPFTHAAPPEGTRPTPPLSLHSFPHSPRATQVLNRYVLLPVKSGLMLIDQEAARERILYEQYAAGQERGAVVAQALLFPRPLTFSPADYAVLTELTPALHQLGFRFAEFGPHTIAIEAVPADLPAQGEQALLEGLIEQFRSGAAPLRLDRREALARALARRVAQATSLPRLPDVEMSALVDRLFACQVPSYTPDGRPTVVLLDGEQLAAFFRKAGA; this is encoded by the coding sequence ATGCCCGACATCATCCAACTCCTGCCCGAATACTTAGCCAACCAGATTGCGGCGGGCGAGGTGGTGCAGCGCCCGGCCTCGGTGGTGAAGGAACTGCTCGAAAACGCCGTGGACGCCGGTGCGGCCAGCGTACAACTAATTGTGAAAGAGGCGGGTAAGCAGCTGGTGCAGGTAGTGGACGACGGCCTGGGTATGTCGCCCACCGATGCCCGCATGAGCCTGGAGCGCCACGCCACCAGCAAGATTCGCAGCACCGAGGACCTGTTTCGTATTCGTACGCTGGGCTTTCGGGGCGAGGCGCTGGCCAGCATCGCGGCCGTGGCGCAGGTCGAGATTCGGACCAAGCCGCGGGGCCAGGAAACCGGCTCGCTGCTGCTTGTGGAGGGCTCGCAGGTGACCAGCCAAACGCCCACTGCCTGCCCCGACGGCACCAGCATCGCGGTGAAAAACCTGTTTTTCAACGTGCCCGCCCGGCGCAATTTCTTGAAGAGCAACGCCGTGGAGATGCGCCATATCCTGGACGAGTTTCAGCACGTGGCGCTGGCTAACCCACAGATTGCCTTTTCTTTATATCAAAATGACCTGGAAGTGTTCAGCCTGCCCGCCGGCAAGCTGAGCCAGCGCATTGTGGCGTTATTGGGTAATAATTATAAGGAGCAGCTGGCGGGCTGCGAGGAGGTGACGGCCTTTATCACGGTGAAGGGCTACATCGGCAAGCCGGAGTCGGCGAAGAAGAGCCGGGGCGACCAGTTTTTCTTCGTCAATAACCGCTTTATTCGCTCGGCCTACCTCAACCACGCCGTGCTGGCCGCCTACGAGGGCCTGCTACCCCGCGATACGCACCCGTTCTACGTGCTGTTTCTGGAGCTAGACCCCAAATCCATTGACATCAACGTGCACCCCACCAAAACGGAAATCAAGTTTGAGGACGAAAAAACGGTGTACGCTGTGGTGCGCGCCGCCGTGCGGCAGGCACTGGGTTTGCACAGCCTCACGCCGTCGCTTGATTTTGAGGGCGATGTGAATTTCGCGCCTATTCGGCCGCTGCGCACCTCGGCGGGCGGCAACTCGTTTGGCAGTGGGGGCGCGGCGCTCCCTACCCCCGCCCGCAACGTCGAGTTCAACCCCGATGCGCTGGCCGCTTCGGTGAGCGCCGCCGCGCGCGGGGAGGGTAGGGCGGCCGCCGGCCGCGCCGCGCCGCGCCCCACCGAGCAGGCCCGCCGCGACCTCGAAGCCTTTTACCGCGAGCTGGGCCAGCCCGTGCGCCCGGCCGGCGAGGCGGAGGCGGGCAGCCCTACCCCCCCCCTCAGCCCCGAAGCCCCCGTGCCGCCGCTGCCTGAGCTGCCCTTCACCCACGCCGCTCCGCCCGAAGGCACGCGCCCTACCCCCCCCTTATCCCTTCACTCATTCCCCCATTCGCCGCGCGCGACGCAGGTGCTGAACCGCTACGTGCTGCTGCCCGTGAAGTCGGGGCTGATGCTGATTGACCAGGAAGCGGCCCGCGAACGTATTCTCTACGAGCAGTACGCGGCCGGGCAGGAGCGGGGCGCGGTGGTAGCGCAAGCGCTGCTGTTTCCGCGGCCGCTCACGTTTTCGCCCGCCGACTACGCCGTGCTCACCGAGCTAACGCCCGCGCTGCACCAGCTGGGCTTTCGCTTCGCCGAGTTTGGGCCGCACACCATCGCCATCGAGGCCGTGCCCGCCGACCTGCCCGCGCAGGGCGAGCAGGCGCTGCTGGAAGGGCTGATTGAGCAGTTTCGGAGCGGGGCCGCGCCGCTGCGCCTCGACCGGCGCGAGGCGCTGGCCCGCGCCCTGGCCCGGCGCGTGGCGCAGGCCACCAGCCTGCCCCGCCTGCCCGATGTGGAAATGAGCGCCCTCGTGGACCGGCTCTTCGCCTGCCAGGTGCCCAGCTACACCCCCGACGGCCGCCCCACCGTGGTGCTGCTCGACGGGGAGCAGCTGGCCGCCTTTTTCCGTAAAGCCGGCGCGTAA